Proteins encoded together in one Anas acuta chromosome 10, bAnaAcu1.1, whole genome shotgun sequence window:
- the TMEM208 gene encoding transmembrane protein 208: MAPKGKAGTKGKKQILEENRQTLRFYLRIILGASAVYAVVNLVIFYPAASAWTWLAFVFSCVVYGTSYRSMNSMAKPSFADDGSLADGGIDLNMEQGMAEHLKDVILLTAMVQVLSCFSLYVWYFWLLAPGRALYLLWVNILGPWFTAESSAASQEPNEKKQRRQERRQMKRF, encoded by the exons ATGGCG CCCAAGGGCAAGGCGGGCACCAAGGGCAAGAAGCAGATCCTGGAGGAGAACCGGCAGACGCTGCGCTTCTACCTCCGCATCATCCTGGGCGCCTCG GCTGTGTACGCCGTGGTCAACCTCGTCATCTTCTACCCCGCCGCCTCCGCATGGACCTGG CTCGCCTTCGTCTTCAGCTGCGTGGTCTACGGCACCAGCTACCGCTCCATGAACTCCATGGCCAAGCCGTCTTTCGCAGACGATGGCAGCCTCGCCGACGGGGGGATTGACCTGAATATGGAGCAGGGGATGGCAGA GCACCTCAAGGATGTGATCCTGCTGACAGCTATGGTCCAAGTGCTGAGCTGCTTCTCGCTCTACGTCTGGTACTTCTGGCTCTTG GCTCCGGGGCGTGCTCTCTACCTCCTGTGGGTGAACATCCTGGGGCCCTGGTTTACAGCCGAGTCTTCGGCCGCCAGTCAGGAACCGAACGAGAAGAAGCAGCGCCGACAAGAACGCCGCCAGATGAAGCGCTTTTAG